In Gymnogyps californianus isolate 813 chromosome 1, ASM1813914v2, whole genome shotgun sequence, the following are encoded in one genomic region:
- the LOC127023842 gene encoding olfactory receptor 51F2-like, whose protein sequence is MLLWNSSGALAFLLTGIPGMARFHRWVFFPCCLMYLIAMLGNGTILLVVRANRRLHQPMCYFLSMLATTDLGLTLPTLPTVLRVFWFGTGEISLPVCLTQMFCIHAFSFMESSVLLAMAFDRYMAICCPLRYSSIPTSARIAKIGLGMVCRSLMLLPLICLLTQLPLCGSRVLSHSYCLHQDMIWLACTDSTLNSLYGLTLVLFVILDSVLITLSYTMIIKAVVSITSREEQTKALNTCISHFCTVLIFYDVPMVGLSIIHRYRKNAAPFSHVLMANVYLFVPPVLSPIIYSMKNKPIRKGLLRILIGSK, encoded by the exons ATGCTCCTCT GGAACAGCAGCGGTGCCCTGGCTTTCCTGCTGACAGGCATTCCCGGGATGGCTCGTTTCCACCGCTgggttttcttcccttgctgccTGATGTATCTCATTGCAATGCTGGGCAATGGCACCATCCTGCTCGTCGTGAGAGCGAATCGAAGGCTCCACCAGCCCATGTGCTACTTCCTTTCGATGCTGGCCACCACGGACCTGGGCCTGactctccccaccctgcccacgGTGCTGCGTGTCTTTTGGTTCGGCACTGGAGAGATCAGCCTCCCAGTCTGCCTCACCCAGATGTTCTGCATCCATGCTTTCTCCTTCATGGAGTCCTCGGTGCTTCTGGCCATGGCCTTTGATCGCTACATGGCCATCTGCTGCCCGCTGAGATActcctccatccccaccagTGCCAGGATTGCAAAGATTGGGCTGGGGATGGTCTGCCGTTCTCTGATGCTGCTCCCGCTCATCTGCCTGCTCACGCAACTGCCGCTCTGCGGGTCCCGCGTGCTGTCCCACTCCTATTGCCTGCACCAGGACATGATATGGCTGGCGTGCACAGACTCCACCCTGAACAGCCTGTACGGCCTAACCCTGGTGCTGTTCGTGATCCTAGACTCAGTGCTCATCACCTTGTCCTACACCATGATCATTAAGGCCGTGGTGAGCATCACCTCCAGAGAGGAGCAGACCAAAGCCCTCAACACTTGCATCTCTCACTTCTGCACTGTCCTTATCTTCTATGATGTCCCCATGGTCGGCCTGTCCATTATACACCGGTACAGGAAGAATGCTGCACCCTTCAGCCATGTGCTCATGGCCAATGTCTACCTTTTTGTCCCGCCTGTGTTGAGCCCCATCATCTACAGCATGAAAAACAAGCCCATTCGCAAAGGCCTCCTCAG GATCTTGATCGGTTCGAAGTAA
- the LOC127024676 gene encoding hemoglobin subunit epsilon — protein MVHWSAEEKQLIASVWSKVNVEECGAEALARLLIVYPWTQRFFASFGNLSSPTAIIGNPKVRAHGRKVLTSFGEAVKNLDNIKVTYAKLSELHCDKLHVDPENFRLLGDILIIVLASHFARDFTPACQFAWQKLVSVVAHALARKYH, from the exons ATGGTGCACTGGTCAGCCGAAGAGAAGCAGCTCATCGCCAGCGTCTGGAGCAAGGTCAACGTGGAGGAATGCGGTGCCGAGGCCCTGGCCAG GCTGCTGATCGTCTACCCCTGGACCCAGAGGTTCTTCGCTTCCTTCGGGAACCTCTCCAGCCCCACTGCCATCATCGGCAACCCCAAGGTCCGCGCCCACGGCAGGAAAGTGCTCACCTCCTTCGGGGAGGCCGTCAAGAATCTGGACAACATTAAGGTGACCTATGCCAAGCTGTCCGAGCTGCACTGCGACAAGCTGCACGTGGACCCCGAGAACTTCAGG ctccttggAGACATCCTAATCATTGTCCTGGCTTCCCACTTCGCCAGGGATTTCACCCCTGCTTGCCAGTTTGCCTGGCAAAAGCTGGTCAGTGTCGTGGCTCACGCTCTGGCCCGCAAGTACCACTGA